From the Periophthalmus magnuspinnatus isolate fPerMag1 chromosome 1, fPerMag1.2.pri, whole genome shotgun sequence genome, one window contains:
- the LOC117378380 gene encoding gastrula zinc finger protein XlCGF57.1-like, whose protein sequence is MEQVKLEEETEEPRGKAEEQEEHRSPAEEAHGPGCKLLRLKEEPEEPELCIKQEPQDFPFHLVTVKTEDDEEEEDKSSVFHQRPTEENREETNGEECGADQRPYSCSDQRPYSCSDSEEQTDSSDDTDHSEDYSPEQAPVKRSYAAVPPDPSATRANRPYSCSECGKSFEWRAHLGVHMLGHTGERPHKCPVCEKAFTQKGTLTKHLRTQHHVCTVCLASFPDDANLTAHLRTHIEDGTLDASVLKLLRCSECGKAFRWKSDLQKHMLVHSGERPHKCPVCEKDFKHKYKLQKHMRIHSEENHGDTEAPDLRPFSCSECGMRFADRTYLRVHSLSHSGERPHKCPVCGKGFPVSSNLKRHMSVHTGHRPHKCPFCQKGFIEKFYLEQHMRIHSGEKPFVCSICGKNFRLKAGLEKHMGTHAADKPFACSVCDKHFKYKSGLTRHLSMKHNSNKPTEETLQVFTAKPTEETLQVFTAKPTEETLQVLTAKPTEETLQVLTAKPTEQNS, encoded by the exons ATGGAACAAGTGAAGCTGGAGGAGGAAACGGAGGAGCCCCGAGgaaaagcagaggagcaggaggagcacaggagccCCGCGGAGGAGGCGCACGGCCCGGG CTGTAAGCTCCTCCGccttaaagaggagccagaggagccagagctgTGCATCAAACAGGAGCCCCAAGACTTCCCCTTTCACCTGGTCACTGTCAAAACTGAAGacgatgaagaagaagaagacaagtCCTCTGTGTTCCACCAAAGACCAACtgaggagaacagagaggaaacCAACGGAGAGGAGTGTGGAGCGGACCAGAGACCATACAGCTGTTCAGACCAGAGACCATACAGCTGTTCAGacagtgaggagcagactgaCAGCTCTGACGACACCGATCATTCTGAAGACTATAGTCCAGAACAGGCCCCGGTCAAAAGAAGCTACGCTGCCGTACCTCCTGACCCCTCTGCAACTAGAGCCAACAGACCATACAGCTGTTCAGAGTGTGGGAAGAGTTTTGAGTGGAGGGCGCACTTGGGGGTGCACATGTTGGGTCACACTGGAGAGCGGCCGCACAAATGTCCTGTCTGTGAAAAAGCATTTACTCAAAAAGGAACTCTCACCAAACATCTGAGAACACAACACCACGTCTGCACTGTTTGTTTGGCTAGTTTCCCTGATGACGCGAATCTGACCGCTCACCTGAGGACGCACATCGAGGACGGGACCCTGGATGCGTCGGTCCTGAAACTCCTTCGCTGCTCTGAGTGCGGGAAAGCGTTCCGGTGGAAGTCGGATTTACAGAAACACATGTTGGTGCACAGCGGAGAGCGGCCACACAAGTGTCCTGTCTGTGAGAAggattttaaacataaatacaagCTTCAGAAACACATGAGAATCCACTCAGAGGAAAATCACGGCGATACAGAGGCGCCAGACCTCAGACCTTTCAGTTGTTCAGAGTGTGGGATGAGGTTTGCCGACAGGACGTACCTGAGGGTGCACAGTTTGAGTCACTCCGGGGAGCGGCCACACAAATGTCCCGTGTGTGGGAAGGGTTTCCCGGTGTCGTCCAACCTCAAGAGACACATGTCGGTGCACACGGGACACAGACCACACAAATGCCCCTTCTGTCAGAAAGGATTTATAgagaagttttatttggaacaACACATGAGAATCCACTCAGGAGAAAAACCTTTTGTCTGTTCCATTTGTGGGAAAAATTTTAGGTTAAAAGCAGGACTCGAGAAACACATGGGAACTCACGCTGCGGACAAACCTTTCGCATGTTCAGTTTGtgacaaacatttcaaatataaatCTGGTCTCACGCGTCACCTGAGTATGAAGCACAACTCAAATAAACCCACAGAGGAGACCCTGCAGGTGTTCACTGCTAAACCCACAGAGGAGACCCTGCAGGTGTTCACTGCTAAACCCACAGAGGAGACCCTGCAGGTGCTCACTGCTAAACCCACAGAGGAGACCCTGCAGGTGCTCACTGCTAAACCCACAGAGCAGAACAGCTGA